One Halorientalis litorea DNA segment encodes these proteins:
- a CDS encoding NAD-dependent epimerase/dehydratase family protein, translating to MTILVTGGDGYLGWPTALRIATRTDDRVLAVDNFGRREWVEEVGSTSAVPVGWMDERIDAAAETHDVANLSFVQGDLAEKAFVEELLTVHEPDTIVHAAAQPSAPYSQINGERANFTQHNNMQATRNLVFGLHEHDLTDTHFIETTTTGVYGAPEFPIPEGGAVMENQGERDEVPFPAMAGSWYHLTKSHDAANLRLAQSQFDIPISDVRTAIVYGTETEETRADDRLKTRFDFDYYFGTVTHRFCAQAVSGYPVTVYGKGEQRKPFISLEDAVEGLAELALSGPAEDDDGVTVYNQVTRAISIVEIAETIADVGAEYDLDVAVEHFENPRDEDETHKMEIENDRYMDVIGAQAQDFEGGVRDILDTLTTYDDTIAAHEDRFLPGVLEE from the coding sequence ATGACGATACTCGTCACTGGCGGTGACGGCTACCTCGGGTGGCCGACCGCACTGCGAATCGCGACACGGACCGACGACCGAGTGCTCGCCGTGGACAACTTCGGCCGGCGCGAGTGGGTCGAGGAAGTCGGGTCGACGAGTGCCGTCCCCGTCGGGTGGATGGACGAACGCATCGACGCGGCCGCCGAGACACACGACGTGGCCAACCTCTCGTTCGTGCAGGGGGACCTCGCCGAGAAGGCCTTCGTCGAGGAACTGCTGACGGTCCACGAACCAGACACCATCGTTCACGCCGCCGCACAACCGTCCGCGCCGTACTCCCAAATCAACGGCGAGCGGGCCAACTTCACCCAGCACAACAACATGCAGGCCACGCGCAACCTCGTCTTCGGCCTGCACGAACACGACCTGACCGACACCCACTTCATCGAGACGACGACCACGGGCGTCTACGGTGCCCCCGAGTTCCCCATCCCCGAGGGCGGCGCGGTGATGGAGAACCAGGGCGAACGCGACGAGGTGCCGTTCCCGGCGATGGCGGGCAGTTGGTACCACCTCACGAAGAGCCACGACGCGGCGAACCTCCGGTTGGCCCAGAGCCAGTTCGACATCCCGATTTCGGACGTGCGGACGGCCATCGTCTACGGAACCGAGACCGAAGAGACGCGGGCCGACGACCGCCTGAAGACGCGCTTTGACTTCGACTACTACTTCGGGACGGTCACGCACCGCTTCTGTGCCCAAGCCGTCTCGGGCTACCCCGTCACCGTCTACGGGAAGGGCGAACAGCGCAAGCCGTTCATCAGTCTGGAGGACGCCGTCGAGGGCCTCGCCGAATTGGCTCTGAGCGGTCCCGCCGAGGACGACGACGGCGTGACCGTCTACAATCAGGTGACGCGCGCCATCTCCATCGTGGAAATCGCCGAGACCATCGCCGACGTGGGCGCGGAGTACGACCTCGACGTGGCCGTCGAACACTTCGAGAACCCCCGCGACGAGGACGAGACGCACAAGATGGAAATCGAGAACGACCGGTACATGGATGTCATCGGCGCGCAGGCACAGGACTTCGAGGGCGGCGTCCGGGACATCCTCGACACCCTGACCACCTACGACGACACCATCGCGGCCCACGAGGACCGCTTCCTGCCGGGCGTCCTAGAGGAGTAG
- the glmS gene encoding glutamine--fructose-6-phosphate transaminase (isomerizing) has translation MCGIIGCAGRDGETLDVLVHGLSKLEYRGYDSAGVALSADALDVCKTAGEISELRAALEERELSGTVGIGHTRWSTHGPPTDENAHPHLDCNREVAVVHNGIIENYQTLRDELSTAGHEFRSDTDTEVVPHLVEDELRDGHAPEDAVRRAISRLEGSYAIAAVVAGSDSIFAARNDSPLVLGISDDAYYLASDVPAFRDHTDRVVYLDDGEFAVLNGDGYTVTTLDGEGVEKPVETVDWDPEETGKSGYDHFMLKEIHEQPRALRQCLRGRVDELGGEVDLGDLGDLSPRGVQFVAAGTSYHASLYAAQLFRQAGIPAQAFLGSEYATSVPPIGDALVVGVTQSGETADTLSALREARRRGARTLAVTNTVGSTAARECDHALYIRAGPEFGVAATKTFSSQIAALNLLALAVTSVGDAREVISALRDLPGAVQEILDDSTAADIAETYRDADSYFFIGRGLNYPVALEGALKMKEISYRHAEGFAAGELKHGSLALVTENTPVFAVVTGSDEMATKTVGNVKEVEARDAPVVAVTDGASDVERYADHVLEVPDTHPRVAAVVANVQLQLTAYHTADLLGRSIDKPRNLAKSVTVE, from the coding sequence ATGTGTGGTATTATCGGCTGTGCGGGCCGTGACGGCGAGACGCTCGACGTCCTCGTTCACGGCCTCTCGAAACTGGAGTACCGCGGCTACGACTCGGCCGGCGTCGCGCTATCGGCTGACGCGCTCGACGTGTGCAAGACGGCGGGCGAAATCAGCGAACTGCGCGCCGCCCTCGAAGAGCGGGAACTCTCGGGGACGGTCGGCATCGGCCACACGCGCTGGAGTACGCACGGGCCGCCGACCGACGAGAACGCCCACCCGCATCTGGACTGCAACCGTGAGGTGGCCGTCGTCCACAACGGCATCATCGAGAACTACCAGACGCTGCGCGACGAACTCTCGACGGCGGGCCACGAGTTCCGGAGCGACACGGACACCGAAGTCGTCCCGCACCTCGTCGAGGACGAACTCCGGGACGGCCACGCGCCCGAGGATGCCGTTCGCCGGGCGATATCGCGACTGGAGGGGAGTTACGCCATCGCCGCCGTCGTCGCCGGGTCGGACAGTATCTTCGCGGCCCGCAACGACTCGCCGCTCGTCCTCGGGATTTCCGACGACGCCTACTACCTCGCCAGCGACGTGCCCGCGTTCCGGGACCACACCGACCGGGTCGTCTACCTCGACGACGGCGAGTTCGCCGTCCTGAATGGCGACGGCTACACCGTCACCACCCTCGACGGTGAGGGCGTCGAGAAACCGGTCGAGACGGTCGACTGGGACCCCGAGGAGACGGGCAAGAGCGGCTACGACCACTTCATGCTCAAGGAGATACACGAGCAACCGCGCGCGCTCCGGCAGTGTCTACGGGGTCGCGTGGACGAACTCGGTGGCGAGGTCGACCTCGGGGACTTGGGTGACCTGTCGCCCCGCGGCGTCCAGTTCGTCGCGGCGGGGACGAGTTACCACGCGTCGCTGTACGCCGCCCAGCTGTTCCGGCAGGCCGGTATCCCGGCCCAAGCGTTCCTCGGCAGCGAGTACGCCACGAGCGTCCCGCCCATCGGCGACGCGCTGGTCGTCGGCGTCACCCAGAGCGGCGAGACGGCCGACACCCTGAGCGCGCTCAGGGAGGCCCGCCGCCGTGGCGCGCGGACGCTCGCCGTGACGAACACCGTCGGGTCGACGGCGGCCCGGGAGTGTGACCACGCGCTGTACATCCGGGCCGGCCCCGAGTTCGGGGTGGCCGCGACCAAGACGTTCTCCAGCCAAATCGCCGCGCTGAACCTGCTCGCACTGGCGGTCACGTCCGTCGGTGACGCCCGCGAGGTCATCAGCGCGCTCCGTGACCTCCCCGGTGCGGTCCAGGAGATACTCGACGATTCGACGGCGGCCGACATCGCCGAGACGTACCGGGACGCCGACTCGTACTTCTTCATCGGTCGGGGACTGAACTACCCCGTCGCGCTGGAGGGCGCGCTGAAGATGAAGGAGATATCCTACAGGCACGCCGAGGGCTTCGCGGCGGGCGAACTCAAACACGGGTCGCTGGCACTGGTCACCGAGAACACGCCCGTCTTCGCCGTCGTCACCGGGAGTGACGAGATGGCGACGAAGACGGTGGGGAACGTCAAGGAAGTCGAGGCTCGCGACGCCCCCGTCGTCGCCGTCACCGACGGTGCGAGCGACGTGGAACGCTACGCCGACCACGTGTTGGAAGTCCCCGACACCCATCCGCGGGTGGCCGCCGTCGTCGCCAACGTTCAACTGCAACTGACGGCCTACCACACCGCCGACCTGCTCGGCCGCTCCATCGACAAGCCGCGCAACCTCGCCAAGAGCGTCACCGTTGAGTAA
- a CDS encoding sugar phosphate nucleotidyltransferase: MSVSTAVVLAAGEGTRLRPLTRNRPKPMLPAADRPILEHVFDALVTAGMDRLVCVVGYKHDRVQDHFGPTYRDVPIEYVRQHKQLGSGHALLQARATVDGPPLVVNGDRLIDASMVETVADAYGRQNPAATMGVVEHPEASQYGAVAVRNDEITDIIEKPTTDEYRLINGGIYAFDASIFDEIADTPRTAGELALTDTIDRLLDRERVTAVRCEGLWADATYPWDLLTVADEVLARGRLAGRERDDGVWVHDDARIHETAVLRSPAVVGPDSEVAPCAVVGPNAALGRNVTVGPNATIERSVLDADTRVAAGVTLLDTVTGQDVDVGAGSTAPGGPADVRVGNEVFEDQRLGAVLADRVTAAGDVTLAPGTLVGPNARLHAGAHVRDQIPEGAEVLR; this comes from the coding sequence ATGAGCGTCAGTACAGCGGTCGTCCTCGCTGCCGGGGAAGGGACACGGTTGCGGCCCCTGACGCGCAACCGTCCGAAACCCATGCTCCCCGCCGCCGACCGCCCGATACTCGAACACGTCTTCGACGCCCTCGTCACCGCCGGGATGGACCGACTGGTCTGTGTCGTCGGGTACAAACACGACCGCGTGCAGGACCACTTCGGCCCGACCTATCGGGACGTACCCATCGAGTACGTCCGCCAACACAAGCAACTCGGGAGCGGCCACGCGCTCCTGCAGGCCAGAGCCACCGTCGACGGGCCGCCGCTGGTGGTCAACGGCGACCGCCTCATCGACGCCAGCATGGTCGAAACCGTCGCCGATGCCTACGGACGCCAGAACCCGGCCGCGACGATGGGGGTCGTCGAACACCCGGAGGCCTCCCAGTACGGCGCGGTCGCCGTCCGCAACGACGAGATAACCGACATCATCGAGAAGCCGACGACCGACGAGTATCGCCTCATCAACGGCGGTATCTACGCGTTCGACGCGAGCATCTTCGACGAGATAGCCGACACACCACGGACGGCGGGCGAACTCGCCCTGACCGACACCATCGACCGGCTTCTCGACCGTGAACGCGTCACTGCGGTCCGCTGTGAGGGACTGTGGGCCGACGCGACCTACCCGTGGGACCTGCTGACCGTCGCGGACGAGGTGCTGGCTCGCGGGCGACTCGCCGGGAGGGAGCGCGACGACGGCGTGTGGGTCCACGACGACGCCCGCATCCACGAGACGGCGGTGCTCCGCTCGCCGGCCGTCGTCGGTCCCGACTCGGAAGTCGCGCCGTGTGCCGTCGTGGGGCCGAACGCCGCGCTGGGGCGGAACGTGACCGTCGGCCCGAACGCGACCATCGAGCGGTCGGTCTTGGACGCCGACACGCGCGTCGCCGCCGGTGTCACGCTCCTCGACACCGTGACCGGGCAGGACGTGGACGTGGGTGCGGGGAGTACCGCACCCGGCGGCCCGGCCGACGTGCGGGTCGGCAACGAGGTGTTCGAGGACCAACGGCTGGGGGCCGTCCTCGCGGACCGCGTTACCGCAGCGGGTGACGTGACGCTCGCGCCAGGGACGCTCGTCGGCCCGAACGCTCGCCTCCACGCCGGGGCACACGTCCGTGACCAGATCCCCGAGGGTGCGGAGGTGCTCCGCTGA
- a CDS encoding undecaprenyl-diphosphate phosphatase, with protein MDAWVVAVLVGLVQGVLEWLPVSSEGATALFLTVAGGADATAAVRYSLFLHAGTAVAAAAYYRRDIRAVLLTGRTMDFDAVFADDTAELAFLVTATAISAVVGFAAYGTLLAVATELAGGAFVALIGGLLVLTGLVQRVADARAVARRDTPSPLDAVVVGGLQGLAILPGVSRSGTTVSALLLRGHDGGAALRLSFLLSVPAALGAGMLAVLDGGVSAVDPGSAPLALAVSAVVGYLTVGALVALVERVAFWAVCVGFGTVAVGGGVALVL; from the coding sequence ATGGACGCGTGGGTCGTGGCCGTTCTCGTCGGCCTCGTACAGGGCGTGTTGGAGTGGCTTCCCGTCTCCAGCGAGGGGGCGACCGCGCTCTTTCTGACCGTCGCGGGCGGTGCCGACGCCACCGCTGCAGTGCGGTACTCGCTCTTTCTGCACGCCGGAACGGCCGTCGCGGCCGCCGCTTACTACCGCCGTGACATCCGTGCGGTCCTGCTGACTGGGCGAACGATGGACTTCGATGCCGTCTTCGCCGACGACACGGCCGAATTGGCGTTCCTCGTGACGGCGACGGCAATCTCCGCCGTCGTGGGGTTCGCCGCCTACGGGACGCTACTGGCCGTCGCCACCGAACTCGCTGGCGGCGCGTTCGTCGCCCTAATCGGGGGACTGCTCGTCCTGACCGGTCTCGTCCAGCGGGTTGCGGACGCCCGTGCGGTCGCCCGGCGCGACACACCGTCACCGCTCGATGCGGTGGTGGTCGGTGGACTCCAAGGACTGGCAATCCTGCCGGGCGTCTCCCGGTCCGGGACGACGGTCAGCGCGCTCTTGCTTCGTGGCCACGACGGCGGGGCCGCGCTCCGCCTCTCGTTTCTCCTCTCGGTTCCGGCGGCACTCGGAGCGGGGATGCTGGCCGTCCTCGATGGGGGCGTGAGTGCCGTCGACCCGGGGTCGGCACCCCTCGCGCTCGCGGTGAGTGCCGTCGTCGGGTACCTGACCGTCGGCGCGCTCGTCGCGTTAGTCGAGCGCGTGGCGTTCTGGGCCGTGTGTGTCGGTTTCGGGACGGTGGCCGTCGGCGGCGGCGTCGCGTTGGTCCTGTAG
- a CDS encoding ribonucleoside-diphosphate reductase: MRLDQDSFAQGYFKNAVYRHWDPYDIEGLEADKEKMIDFAPDEEKFDELRTAIARFGAGEEAVTEDLMPLGLVLEDINDQMFLSSQIYEEGKHTQFFDRYWREVINATAEELGYEVTQPTDQRYFNDHYIALFDKTEAAMENLLEDDSPRARTEAYCHYHLTVESVLAQTGYYGFTSAFSESGTDDVTDEDYPNAEGLVNGISKIRSDEGRHVGFGMQKVRGYVQSGEVDEDVVQETLQDLMPHVAGTFGDLTEGLNPMPLIEYSRDKLTRRIEIITDAEAEVPDVDELVKLNDSDEAAAAD; this comes from the coding sequence ATGCGACTCGACCAGGACTCGTTCGCGCAGGGATACTTCAAAAACGCCGTCTACCGCCACTGGGACCCGTACGACATCGAGGGCCTCGAAGCCGACAAGGAGAAGATGATCGACTTCGCCCCCGACGAAGAGAAGTTCGACGAGCTCCGGACGGCCATCGCCCGGTTCGGTGCCGGCGAAGAGGCGGTGACGGAGGACCTGATGCCGCTGGGTCTGGTTCTCGAGGACATCAACGACCAGATGTTCCTCTCCAGCCAGATTTACGAGGAGGGCAAACACACGCAGTTCTTCGACCGCTACTGGCGCGAGGTCATCAACGCCACGGCCGAGGAACTGGGCTACGAGGTGACCCAGCCGACGGACCAGCGATACTTCAACGACCACTACATCGCGCTGTTCGACAAGACGGAGGCCGCGATGGAGAACCTCCTCGAGGACGACTCTCCGCGTGCCCGGACCGAGGCCTACTGCCACTACCACCTGACCGTCGAGTCCGTCCTCGCACAGACGGGCTACTACGGCTTCACCTCGGCGTTCAGCGAGTCGGGAACGGACGACGTGACCGACGAGGACTACCCCAACGCCGAGGGCCTCGTCAACGGCATCTCCAAGATTCGCTCCGACGAGGGTCGCCACGTCGGCTTCGGGATGCAGAAGGTGCGAGGCTACGTCCAGAGCGGTGAAGTCGACGAGGACGTGGTTCAGGAGACGCTTCAGGACCTGATGCCCCACGTCGCCGGAACGTTCGGCGACCTCACGGAGGGGCTGAACCCGATGCCACTCATCGAGTACTCCCGTGACAAACTGACCCGTCGCATCGAAATCATCACCGACGCCGAGGCTGAGGTCCCCGACGTCGACGAACTCGTCAAACTCAACGACAGCGACGAGGCTGCCGCCGCGGACTGA
- a CDS encoding helix-turn-helix domain-containing protein, whose product MRHVELVLRPETEEFRGFHPAEEAIIESPDVERVAIHHFNQLDDGTVVFLYQVRGDIDQARDVLEGDTDILAYSISRSGNDLHGYIHFQPNDVVNALFRLPQEHSVIIDTPIECLPDGGIRVSGMAQEATITDAMGTIPKELNVELEAIGEYDPDDRQLFSMLTERQQDILLKAIDMGYYAVPRDATYEDIGDELGIAPVTVGEHLRKIESRVLTEITPG is encoded by the coding sequence ATGCGACACGTGGAACTGGTGTTGCGGCCGGAGACGGAGGAGTTCCGGGGATTCCACCCGGCCGAGGAGGCGATAATCGAGTCGCCCGACGTCGAACGGGTCGCCATCCACCACTTCAACCAGTTGGACGACGGAACCGTCGTGTTCCTCTATCAGGTGCGGGGTGACATCGATCAGGCACGGGACGTGCTGGAAGGGGATACCGACATACTCGCCTACTCCATCTCGCGGTCCGGGAACGACCTACACGGGTACATTCACTTCCAACCCAACGACGTGGTGAACGCGCTGTTTCGCCTCCCGCAGGAACACAGCGTCATCATCGACACGCCTATCGAGTGTCTGCCGGACGGAGGGATTCGCGTCAGCGGCATGGCACAGGAGGCGACCATCACCGACGCGATGGGGACCATCCCGAAGGAACTGAACGTCGAGTTGGAGGCCATCGGAGAGTACGACCCGGACGACCGGCAACTGTTCTCGATGCTCACCGAACGCCAACAGGACATCCTCCTCAAGGCCATCGACATGGGATACTACGCCGTGCCCCGCGACGCCACGTACGAGGACATCGGCGACGAACTCGGCATCGCGCCCGTCACCGTCGGGGAGCACCTCCGCAAGATAGAGTCGCGCGTCCTCACCGAGATTACGCCGGGGTAG
- a CDS encoding DUF433 domain-containing protein, with the protein MSIVRDAEHSDGAPTIEGTGIRVEDIAVAYEHSGYDPDEITQLYPDLSLSDVHRALAYYYDHISDFRPADAATA; encoded by the coding sequence ATGAGCATCGTACGAGACGCCGAACACAGCGACGGAGCCCCGACCATCGAGGGTACCGGCATCCGCGTCGAGGATATCGCCGTCGCGTACGAGCACAGTGGATACGACCCGGATGAAATCACGCAACTGTATCCGGACCTCTCGTTGAGCGACGTACACCGGGCACTCGCGTACTACTACGACCACATCAGCGACTTCAGACCCGCCGACGCCGCGACGGCATGA
- a CDS encoding DUF5615 family PIN-like protein, whose protein sequence is MRALYCDESIWVPVADGLQRRGWTVYTARGENTLGDGDHAQLSYAVENDWILVTFDDDFLSLVEGDRLEHAGLVYVEQEGKRIGDVVKAVDAHLAERDRNDRTIAYL, encoded by the coding sequence ATGAGGGCACTCTATTGCGACGAGAGTATTTGGGTCCCTGTCGCCGATGGGCTACAACGCCGCGGCTGGACGGTCTACACCGCGCGTGGGGAAAACACGTTGGGTGACGGCGACCACGCTCAGTTGAGTTATGCCGTCGAGAACGACTGGATACTGGTGACGTTCGACGACGACTTCCTCTCGCTGGTCGAAGGCGACAGACTCGAACACGCAGGACTAGTCTACGTCGAACAGGAAGGGAAGCGTATCGGTGACGTGGTGAAAGCAGTCGATGCCCACCTCGCGGAGCGAGATAGGAACGACCGAACCATCGCGTACCTGTAA
- a CDS encoding aldehyde dehydrogenase family protein: MQREYFDGDRVNVAEGVREKHTAVAAEVIGEDTYGHLVGGEWVESSSGETVPAVDSTTGQHLADFQQGTAEDVDRAVAAARDGFEAWRDVSPQQRSETLFEVADRLEDRRTEIARLDSLEMGKANQHSMFVDLEVAIEQFRYFGSLARTADEGRRPPASDDRLTYTQREPYGVVGLISAWNFPAMFVAWKVAPALAAGNAVVYKPSSRASLSSLEMARTIQRVLPDGAVNVVTGPGSVVGDAIASHEGVNKVGLTGSTAAGKFTMQNAAETITPVSLELGGKSPNIVFPDADIEKAVQGSIIASWFNVGQQCTMGSRLFLHEDVYDEFLDAFVEATADLTVGDPLSPLTDVGPLVDHDHLADVQSYVDTALEEGATLAYGGEQPADPELDGAPFLKPTILTDIENDDTVACEEVFGPVLSVIEWSDYDEMMAEANDTIYGLASGVWTQSLDDAKRAADDLEAGTVWVNTWNDMFEPSPYGGYKQSGMGRELSEETLDDYTQTKSVTINFGGLPNMG; the protein is encoded by the coding sequence ATGCAACGCGAGTATTTCGACGGCGACCGAGTGAACGTCGCCGAGGGGGTCCGCGAGAAACACACGGCCGTCGCCGCCGAGGTAATCGGCGAGGACACGTACGGTCACCTCGTCGGTGGTGAGTGGGTCGAATCGTCGAGCGGCGAGACGGTTCCGGCCGTGGACTCGACGACGGGCCAGCACCTCGCAGACTTCCAGCAGGGGACCGCCGAGGACGTGGACCGCGCCGTCGCGGCGGCGCGGGACGGCTTCGAGGCGTGGCGCGACGTGTCGCCACAGCAACGCTCGGAGACGTTGTTCGAGGTGGCCGACCGACTCGAGGACCGCCGGACGGAAATCGCCCGCCTCGACAGCCTCGAGATGGGGAAGGCGAACCAGCACTCGATGTTCGTGGACCTCGAAGTCGCCATCGAACAGTTCCGCTACTTCGGGAGTCTCGCCCGCACCGCCGACGAGGGGCGGCGACCGCCCGCGAGCGACGACCGCTTGACCTACACCCAGCGAGAACCGTACGGCGTCGTCGGCCTCATCAGCGCGTGGAACTTCCCCGCGATGTTCGTCGCGTGGAAAGTCGCGCCGGCACTGGCCGCGGGCAACGCCGTCGTCTACAAGCCGTCCTCGCGCGCCTCGCTCTCGTCGCTGGAGATGGCCCGAACTATCCAGCGCGTCCTCCCCGACGGCGCGGTCAACGTCGTCACCGGCCCGGGGAGCGTCGTCGGCGACGCCATCGCGAGCCACGAGGGCGTGAACAAGGTGGGGCTCACTGGGTCGACGGCGGCCGGGAAGTTCACGATGCAGAACGCCGCCGAGACTATCACCCCGGTGTCGCTGGAACTGGGCGGCAAGAGTCCGAACATCGTCTTCCCCGACGCCGACATCGAGAAGGCCGTCCAAGGCTCCATCATCGCGTCGTGGTTCAACGTCGGCCAGCAGTGTACGATGGGGTCGCGCCTGTTCCTCCACGAGGACGTCTACGACGAGTTCCTAGACGCGTTCGTCGAGGCGACGGCCGACCTGACCGTCGGCGACCCGCTCTCGCCGCTGACCGACGTGGGGCCGCTGGTCGACCACGACCACCTCGCGGACGTCCAGTCCTACGTCGACACCGCCCTGGAGGAGGGTGCGACGCTCGCCTACGGCGGCGAACAGCCGGCGGACCCCGAGTTGGACGGCGCGCCGTTCCTCAAGCCGACGATTCTGACCGACATCGAGAACGACGACACCGTGGCCTGCGAGGAGGTGTTCGGCCCGGTACTGTCGGTCATCGAGTGGTCCGACTACGACGAGATGATGGCAGAAGCCAACGACACCATCTACGGCCTCGCCTCGGGCGTCTGGACCCAGAGTCTCGACGACGCGAAGCGGGCGGCTGACGACCTCGAAGCCGGGACGGTCTGGGTCAACACGTGGAACGACATGTTCGAGCCCAGTCCCTACGGCGGCTACAAGCAGTCCGGGATGGGCCGGGAACTCTCCGAGGAGACGCTCGACGACTACACCCAAACCAAGTCCGTGACCATCAACTTCGGCGGCCTGCCGAACATGGGCTGA
- a CDS encoding esterase/lipase family protein, whose translation MSSKRGSVPTPSVMRRLTQNLAGLRRCRSNGGCRVGCDHDRTDDDRLPWTGSGYGGWGGHEYHGTEAGSEATPVVFVHGNQRDACDWTGYTDFFLNRSFAGDDLWAITFESGSPSHGAMAAQLDHFVAHVREYTGASEVAIVGHSLGVTGARYWLDRRDRYEWVDSFVGLAGANHGTVLNSMAANVGLTGGTYKMSAFLRDDYERLGDHPLAQLNENETPGDVDYYTIRGTQDPLFWNCRDSPALAGATNVALKTDHDGVRASLTSIEYVYEWLTGEKPYNLATIRADD comes from the coding sequence ATGTCTTCGAAGCGGGGGTCGGTTCCGACTCCCAGCGTGATGCGGCGGCTGACGCAGAACCTCGCGGGGCTGCGGCGGTGCCGGAGCAACGGGGGATGTCGGGTCGGCTGTGACCACGACCGAACGGACGACGACCGCTTGCCCTGGACCGGGTCCGGGTACGGTGGCTGGGGCGGCCACGAGTACCACGGCACGGAGGCCGGAAGCGAAGCGACACCTGTCGTATTCGTCCACGGGAACCAGCGGGACGCCTGTGACTGGACCGGCTACACCGACTTCTTCCTGAACCGCTCGTTCGCCGGCGACGACCTCTGGGCGATTACCTTCGAGTCGGGCAGTCCGAGCCACGGGGCGATGGCCGCACAACTCGACCACTTCGTCGCCCACGTCCGCGAGTACACCGGGGCGTCGGAGGTGGCCATCGTCGGACACAGTCTCGGCGTGACGGGCGCGCGCTACTGGTTGGACCGGCGGGACCGATACGAGTGGGTCGATTCGTTCGTGGGACTGGCGGGCGCGAACCACGGGACGGTACTGAACTCGATGGCCGCCAACGTCGGCCTCACCGGCGGGACGTACAAGATGAGTGCGTTCCTCCGGGACGACTACGAACGCCTCGGCGACCACCCGCTCGCCCAACTCAACGAGAACGAGACGCCGGGCGACGTGGACTACTACACCATCCGGGGCACGCAGGACCCGCTGTTCTGGAACTGTCGGGACAGTCCGGCACTGGCGGGTGCGACGAACGTCGCGCTCAAGACGGACCACGACGGCGTCCGGGCGAGTCTCACGAGCATCGAGTACGTCTACGAGTGGCTCACGGGCGAGAAGCCGTACAACCTCGCCACCATCAGAGCGGACGACTGA